In one Nicotiana tomentosiformis chromosome 6, ASM39032v3, whole genome shotgun sequence genomic region, the following are encoded:
- the LOC138894007 gene encoding uncharacterized protein, whose translation MGSLSYFQPEKRGIAHEIYQLASLGVRLLDSGDTRVTIQDTATSSLVTEVKECQYEDHVLAYYRDTTPQKEKTPFKIIGDGVLRYRGRLCVPNVIGLHRQVMGETHYSCYSVHLGATKMYHDIREIYWWDQMKKDIVEFVAQCPNCQ comes from the coding sequence atgggtagcctatcatattttcAGCCAGAGAAGAgggggatagcccatgagatttatcagctagctagtcttggagttcgattacttgACTCAGGTGATActagagttactattcaggacacggcaacatcctctttagtaactgaagtgaaggaatgccagtACGAGGATCATGTGTTAGCTTATTACAGGGAtacaacccctcagaaggagaagacaccatttaagattataggagatggagtccttagatatcgaggacgattatgtgtccctaatgttatAGGGCTGCACCGACAAGTTATGGGAGAGACTCACTATTCTTGTTATTCTGTCCATctaggagcaacaaagatgtatcatgatatcagggaaatatattggtgggaccaaatgaaaaaggatatagtggagtttgttgctcagtgccctaactgccagtag